The Saccharopolyspora gloriosae genome has a segment encoding these proteins:
- a CDS encoding NUDIX domain-containing protein, whose amino-acid sequence MIIPNGPVIRCVGGVVHDAGGRTLLVRRANDPGKGRCPLPGGRVEAGETDRSAVHRELLEETGLSVIVEEWIGRVPRPASAGTHDIHGYACRINDLVLFPGDDASQAMRADTATFDTLAAEHRLTDVLAGALRAWADSRIPFRRSETGRYDTPNNRRDSDDSRELSRVPGTGNHPFRRVSSHPAPPPSTRGTASIVNRWPVRTNSPQREAGRRR is encoded by the coding sequence ATGATCATACCCAACGGCCCAGTGATTCGCTGCGTCGGTGGGGTCGTTCACGACGCCGGTGGCAGGACGTTGCTGGTACGACGGGCCAACGACCCCGGCAAGGGACGGTGCCCCCTGCCCGGTGGCCGAGTGGAGGCCGGAGAAACCGATCGTTCGGCGGTACACCGGGAACTTTTGGAGGAAACCGGACTCTCCGTGATCGTCGAGGAGTGGATCGGGCGGGTGCCGCGCCCCGCGTCGGCGGGCACCCACGACATTCACGGCTACGCATGCCGGATCAATGATCTGGTGCTTTTCCCTGGTGACGACGCGTCCCAGGCGATGCGGGCGGATACTGCGACCTTCGACACACTTGCCGCCGAGCACCGCCTGACCGACGTCCTCGCGGGCGCCCTCCGCGCGTGGGCCGACTCCCGCATTCCCTTCCGCCGCAGTGAAACCGGCCGATACGACACTCCGAACAATCGGCGCGATTCGGACGACAGCCGGGAGCTTTCGCGCGTACCAGGAACCGGAAATCACCCATTTCGCCGTGTCTCATCACACCCGGCACCGCCGCCGAGCACGCGGGGAACGGCGAGTATCGTGAATCGTTGGCCGGTCCGGACCAACTCGCCGCAGCGCGAGGCGGGCAGAAGGAGGTGA